The Acidimicrobiia bacterium genome includes the window GACAGGCTCTCGCTCATCGACGGATGCACCATCAAGGTTTCCACCAGAACGTCGACCTTGAGGCGGCCTTGCACCGCCAGGGCGAGTATGCCGATCAACTCCGAAGCCCGGTGACCGACGATCGTGCCGCCCAGGACCACGTGTGTGGCCGGGTCGGATATGACTTTGACGAAACCCCGGGTGACGCTCTGGATCACGCTCCGCGAGTTGGCGGCAAAAGGGACTTTGGTGAGGCGGACCTTGCGACCCTCGGCAGCCGCCACCGCTTCGTCGAGTCCGACGGAGGCGATCTCCGGCGTCGTGAAGATGGCCTGTGCAACCTTCGAGTAGTCGAGCGGCACAACCGGCCGCCCCATGGCGTGGCGGGCTATCTTGCGGCCTTGCATCGACGCCACAGACGAGAGCGGCATCTGTCCGGTCACGTCCCCGGCCGCATAGATGTGTTCGACGGAGGTGCGTTGAAACTTGTCGACGGGGATGAACCCACCGGAGTCGGTTTCCACGCCGACAGCCTCGAGACCGAGGCCGTCCGTCAACGGGACCGATCCGATTGCAAGCAACGCGTGCGTTCCTTCTACCCGCCGGCCATCGTCCGTTTCGACGACCACCCGTTCACCGATCCGTTGCGCGCTCGTCGCCCTGGCCCCGATCAACAGTCGCACACCGCGTTCCAGGAAGTCCTCCTCGACCAGGGCGGCCACCTCGGAGTCACGGTGCGGCAGCACCTGCTGACGGCTGACAACGAGAGTGACCTTGCTCCCGAGGCTCGCGAAGATGTGGACGAACTCGACACCGGTCACACCGGACCCGACGATCACGATGTGTTCCGGTACCACGTCGAGGTCGTAGCAGTCCCTGGTGGTCAGGATGCGCTCACCGTCGATCGTCGCCCAATCGGGTACCCGCGGAGCCGATCCGGTCGAGACGAGCGCCGTGTCGAACTCGAACTCGCGCGCTCCGGCGGCGGTTTCGACGACCGCCTGATGGTCGCCGGTGAAACGACCTCTCCCCATCACGATCTCGACACC containing:
- a CDS encoding NAD(P)H-quinone dehydrogenase, translating into MYDEDRKRFLIIGGGPAGTAAATVAATLGAGVTLVEKDVVGGAAHLWDCIPSKTMHATSVRMDSLRNAAELGLASTAGEVDLDHLAERITSICGDLERGSIRMLESQGVEIVMGRGRFTGDHQAVVETAAGAREFEFDTALVSTGSAPRVPDWATIDGERILTTRDCYDLDVVPEHIVIVGSGVTGVEFVHIFASLGSKVTLVVSRQQVLPHRDSEVAALVEEDFLERGVRLLIGARATSAQRIGERVVVETDDGRRVEGTHALLAIGSVPLTDGLGLEAVGVETDSGGFIPVDKFQRTSVEHIYAAGDVTGQMPLSSVASMQGRKIARHAMGRPVVPLDYSKVAQAIFTTPEIASVGLDEAVAAAEGRKVRLTKVPFAANSRSVIQSVTRGFVKVISDPATHVVLGGTIVGHRASELIGILALAVQGRLKVDVLVETLMVHPSMSESLSDAAS